The sequence GATTGGCAAAGACTGGGTAATCGTTCCATCTATCCCGGCAGTCACTCACAACCTCTTTCGCTGGGCAGAGAAGGTCGGCTTCGGGGTGGACTGCGCCGTGCGCATATTCGTAGACAAGGTTCTAATTCAAACGGTTTATCTCACCACTAAGTAGTCGTGAGTTTCCCGCCTGGCTGCGGATGAGCTGTTTATTTTCCTCGCTGAACTCGAGTAAGGCCCAGAAAATCAGACAAATCCATTTGGAAAGCTTTACAATTTTTACAAATGGTAGGAATTATTGAAGTAGCGCAGCGGGCTGGCGTCTCCACAGCCACGGTGTCCAGGGCACTTAACGGCAAAGCCCACGTTTCAGCCCGAGCTCGTGAAAAGGTCCTCAAGGCCGCGCAGGAGCTTGGCTACGTGGCATCATCCTCGGCTTACAGCCTCGCCACCGGAAGATCCAAGAACATTGGGGTGGTGATGCCGTTTATTGACCGCTGGTATTTTTCCAACCTGTTGGAAAATGCGGTCAATGCCTTGGTGGCCAGAGGCTATGACGTGACTCTCTATAACCTCTCCGGAGGAGAAACTCACCGTCGAAGAATCTTTGAAGACCTCGTGCTAAGAAAGCGAGTTGATGGCGTCTTGACCGTGGCGGTAAAGCTTTCACCCCAAGAGCTCAGCCGACTAAGCGAGATAAACAAGCCGATCATTGGAATTGGTGGCCCAATTCCAGGGGCTCGATCCTTAGCGATAGACGACGAGGGCGCAGGACGATTGGCAACTCAACACTTGATTTCCCTCGGCCATACCGAGATCGGGATGATCTCGGGAACACCTGCTACTGAGATGGATTTTCACCAGCCGTACTTGCGTAAGACTGGATATCACGAGGCTTTGCTGGATGCCAATTTAGACTTCCATCCGCAGTGGATGGCGGAGGCTGACTTCACGGTTCCCGGCGGGTATCACGCTGCCAAGCAAATGCTTGGTGATCCAAGAAACGCTCCAACTGCGATCTTCTGCGCCTCGGACGAGATGGGCTTTGGGGCAATTCAAGCAGCCAGAGACTTGGGTTATCGTGTTCCCCAAGATATATCCGTAATTGGCATGGATGGGCACCCGCTTGGAGAGTTTTATGGCCTGTCCACTATTGAACAAAGACCCAGTGCTCAAGGAGTCAAGGGGGCAAACATGATCGTGGACATCATTGAATCTGAGGACCCGAAACAACTCCTGAATTTTGAGCAAGTGAATCAGTGGCCCATAGAGCTTTTGGTTCGCTCCTCAACTGCCAAGCGTTCTAGTTAGACTTTGGGCATGGCTGATTCAACATTCGACATCGTATCCAAAGTAGATAAGCAAGAAGCGGATAACGCTCTGAACCAAACCTCCAAAGAAGTCGAGCAACGCTACGATTTCAAGGGAACTGGTGCTGAGATTTCCAACAGCGGCGAAAAGATCATGATCAAAGCCAACTCCCCAGAGCGGGCCAAGGCTGTTTTAGATGTCTTTGAAACCAAGCTAATCAAGCGCGGCATCTCTTTGAAGTCCCTTGATGTTGGAGAACCCTACGCCTCGGGCAAGGAATACCGCATGGAGATGAGCCTCAAAAGCGGCATCGACCAAGAACAAGCCAAAAAGATCTCAAAGATTATCCGAGACGAAGGCCCCAAGGGCGTGAAGCCAATCATTCAAGGAGACGAACTTAGAGTCAGCTCTAAATCTAGGGATGACCTGCAGGACACCATGGCGCTGTTGAAGTCTTCGAAACTGGATATCGACGTCCAGTTCACCAACTTTCGCTAGCCCATGGCCAGATAGCCAGTTCCGGAGCCAACCACCGAAAATAGTCTCGCATCCCCCAAGTAACCGGCCTGGCCCTTACGCAGAGTCAGGCTTTCATCCTGAGATGTTGAAATATTAAGTTCACCCGAGACGCAGACCACAATCGCAGAGCCATTTAGTTGGATATCCACCAGGAGATTCGACGAACTAGGCTCAACCCGATAAACATTGAAATCTGGAATTTCCACCCCGAACCGATGAAGCCCCTGAGCCAATTTTTGCTGAGAAACACGCGGCTCAATTAGGCTCTGAAAATCTAAAATTTGCATTAGCTCCCGAACATCAACTGGCTTTTGGGTCAAGCCGCCGCGCAACACGTTGTCACTGGCGGCCATCACCTCCACCCCCATGCCTTCAAGATATGCGTGGATGTTGCCAGCGGGTAAAAAGATTGCCTCGCCAGGTCTAAGGGCAACAAGATTCATCAGGACCGAAACTAAGATTCCGGCATCAGATGGGTGCTGGTGAAACAAGTCCTCAATCAACCGAGCTCTCTTGCGGCCCAACACGGTGCAGTTGGCAACAAGCTGCAATACCGCCGAAGCTGGGGCATCGTAGATCCAACGCATAGCGGCTTCAATGCCGGCAGCCTCAAAGGCTCCCCATAGCCCTGCCAGCGGAGTTGATGCAGCTGCTAGCAGCCTCAGATCCGCTTCTATCTCGGGAAGCGGTCGAAAGCCACACAGCGCCCGAAACTCGGTTATCGCAATCAAAAGCTCGGGCTTATGGTTGGCATCGGAATAAGACTTGTGGTTATTAGCAAACTGCATCCTGGCTCGATCCCTAGCTGGGTGCGCCTGAATTGAAAGTGGTTGGGCCGCAGCCAAAAACTTCACAAGGTATGGGAGCTCACCGACCCGGTCTAAAAGCGAACCATTAGCCGAGTCCGACACCATGGTCAAAGAACTCTTATGAGTGCCGAACCACACTTCGGCTATCGGATGATCTGGGGTTTCAATACCCAAAAGATCAGAAAGTAGTTCACTTGCGCCCCAGGCGTATGCCATGGGCTCGTTTTTAATTCTCAACAAAGTCAAACTAGGCCCTACCTTCCTCATCCACGATGATCACCGAAATGGGTCCGGTAGGCGGAGCTGCATCCGCCAACTCGCTGCGCCTAGCCTGCTTGGCGAATGTTGCGGCAATAAACCCGGCGCCAATTGCCAAAGTAATTGGGAAAAAGAATGCCAGCGGGAGACCCACGCCTTGAGCCAAGGCGCCCATCAAAGTCTTGGCCAACACCGTGACAGAGGAACTGAAAAGGCTAATGCTCGAGAGCGCCCAGGAGGTGGAGACCCCGGGGATGTGCCCGGCCGCGGAAGAAAACACCGGAGCCAAGGAAGATAGGCCCAACCCGGCTATCAGCCAGAGCGCTCCACTTACCGCGAGACCCAGATACTGATTGATGGCGGCCAGAGGAGCCGCAACCAAGGCCGTCACAGCAAAAGCTCCGGCCGCAATGAATGCTCCTCTAGAGGCAATTAGATTTGGGGGAAAACGCTTTGCCCAGCGGGTCAGTGAGAGTCTCCCGATGATCATGCCCGACATAAAGGTTGCGAAGGGGATTGAACGCAGCGCCAAATCGAGATTCAAAATATCTCTAGCAAACACGGCGGCCCAGTCAATAATTACAACCTCGGGAAAGACTCCAAAAAACATACCGAGGGCCAGCAGGGCCAACTGGGGCGGAAACTGGTAGAACTTGCGCTTAACCACCAGCGCCTTTTCTTCGATGTGGCCATCTTCTTGGCCATTCAAAAGCCAGCGATAGCAGAACTCAAACACCACCAGAGTGATGATTGCTACCGCTACTAAAAAGACTTCCAGACTCAGAAATACTGTCGAAAGACCACCGGAGATTGCTGCCGCCACGGCGCCAACCGCCCAGCCCGCGTGGAAGCGACCCATCACATTAATCTTTATTTGCTTCTGAATCAAAACCGCGTGGGAGTTAACAGCCACGCCCACCAAAGACATGAAGAAGTTGAACCCCATGTTTATAAAAAACCAAATTGCCGGCTCTGTGGAAAGGCCCAACAAGACCAACATCACCATTCCGCCATAGATGCCCCAACGGATAATCATCCTCGAACTAAAGCGCATAATCAGACGCGAGGCAAAAAACAAAGGGGCGATTGATCCGATAATTCCGAACCCAATGATTGTTCCCCACTCGGCGAATGAAACGCCCAGACGGTCGATGTACTCCGGAACCCAGGCCACCGAGGAAAGCGCTGCGTGACCCATGAAGATGAAGGTCGCCAGCATCGCAATCTGTGATTTACGTAGCCTTGCTGCGGTAAGTTTTGCCATCCCTAGCTCTCTGAAATATCTAGCATTTCTGAGCGATCAAATAGCTTGATGCGCTCTCGGCCCTGATTCTCACCAAGGGATCTTTCAGTCGAATCTATCTTGAGCCAACCCGGCCAGCCCACAAACCTAACAGCTTTTTTGTTTAGAGTCTCAATAATCTGGGATTCCCCCGGCCTAGAGGGTTTTAGCCACATCGGCTTATCGTCAATAACGTGACCAATGGTCTCGATTGCATCGGCCTTGGTGTGGCCAATGAGCCCTACCGGCCCGCGCTTGATCCAGCCGGTGCAATAGATTCCCGGGATCTGCAAGCCGGCGTCATCTAATACTCGACCACCATCGTTTGGAATGATGCCTTTTTTCTCATCGAAAGGTAATTCCGCGAGCGGCGACCCGTAATAACCGACCGCCCTGTAAAGGGCTTGAATTGGGAAAGTTTCGAACTCCCCGGTTGGCACAACGTTGCCCGTGCCGTCCAGCTTGGTGCGCTCTATCTCAAGTCCCGAAACCCGGCCCTGCGAATCCAGAACCCTGGTCGGAGAGGAGAAAAAGTGCAGGTGCAACCTGCGCTTTTGGGGATCTTGTTTATTTTCCTTGAGGCCTTCGAGGGTCTTAACCATGACGCGAACTTGATTGCTCGATTCGATCGCGGTCATCGAACCTTGGTCATACTGGAAGTCATCTTCATAAACAATTGCCTCGACACCCTCTAGGTGCAGTGCCTCGCGAAGCTCAAGTGGCGAGAACTTAACCTGGGCTGGGCCCCTCCTGCCGAAAACATGCACGTCGGTGACTGGCGATTTCTTGAGATTCTCATAAACATGGCTAGGAATATCGGTTGCCAAGAGATCCTCGGGACGCTTGATTAGCATCCGTGCAACGTCTAGGGCGACATTGCCGTTACCGATTACAGCTATCTGGCTGGCATCTAGCGGCCAATCCAGTGGGAAATCCGGGTGAGCGTCGTACCAGTTCACAAAATCGGCGGCACCGTAACTACCGGCAAGATCTACCCCGGGAACATTAAGTGCGGCATCCTTGATGGCTCCGGTGGCAAAAATAACAGCGTGGTAATGATCCTTAAGCTCATCCAAGCTAATGTCCACCCCGTAGGTCACATTGCCAAAGAATTGGATATCCCCGCGGTCCAAGACCTCGTAAAGCGCTTTGATAATTCCCTTAATTCTCGGGTGATCCGGAGCAACTCCGTAGCGCACTAACCCGTAGGGAGCTGGCAATGAATCAAAAAGATCAATAGAAACTTCAAAGTCTTTCTCGGACTTTAAAATCAGATCGGATGCGTAAATACCGGCGGGTCCTGACCCGATTACGGCAAGGCGAAGCTTTGACAAAATGTTTTCCTAACCTATCCCTGGCGCTCAACAACAGCGGCCGCGAATGCCTCGAGGGCAGACTTGACCGAACCAGCTGGTAATCCTGAAATCGCAGCTACCGCCTGATCGGCCCAGCGCTGAGTCTCCGTTTGAGCTTCGTCCATCACAACATGTGCTCGCAATTTCTCTAACACTTCCGGCAGGTTTTGCGCGGAGAGACCAGATTTGATCAGTTGAAGCAACTCAACTGATTCTTTGTCTTTGTGGTTCTCCAATAAAAATACTGGCAGCGTTGGGACACCGGCCAAAAGATCGGTTCCCGAGACCTTGCCGGATTGCTCCGTGGTGGACTGGATATCGATAATGTCATCTACCAGCTGAAAGGCAACACCGATACGTTCACCAAAAGCCTGCAGCGGTTGCTGGTAGCTCGCATCGGCTCCCGAGAGAAGTGCACCGAGTCTGGCGGATAGCGCAATAAGGGAGCCGGTTTTATCTCGCAACACGTCTAGATAATGAGCCAGCGGATCTTGGCCCTCTCGGGGCCCAATAGTCTCGTTCAGCTGACCCAGCACCAACTGCTCAAAGACTTGGGCCTGCATGGTGAGGGCCTCTTGGCCAAGCGATGCAACAATGTTTGAAGCCCTGGCGAATAATAGGTCTCCGGTAAGAATGGCGACGTTATTGCCCCAAACCAAATGCGCGGTGTCGACCCCACGCCTAGTGGAAGCCTGGTCCATCACGTCATCGTGATAGAGAGTCGCCAGGTGAGTAACTTCCATGACAACGGCTGCGTCCACAACCTCAGGAGCATCCGGGTCGCCAAGCTGAGCCGTTAGAAGAACCAAACCCGGGCGCATTCTTTTGCCGCCGGCCTTGGCTAGATGAGAGGACATCTCAGTCACCAGGGCATCCGCCGAGGTGGTGGCCGCGATGATGCGAGCCTCGACTTCGACCATGCGTGCTTCGAGATCTTTTAGCAGCTTGCGATCAGAAACCAGCCGCAGTTGTTTTGGAAGTGAATTGCCCATCAGCTCTTCAACCCCTGGTGCATGCAAACTATGCCTAGAGTCAGGTTTTTATAAGTTACTTCTTTGAATCCAACAGCCTCGATGTCCTTTTTGAGCACCGCCTGCTTCGGCCAAGCCGCAATCGAATCGGCTAAATAGTTATAAGCCTCTGGGGTTTTAGAAAAAACTCGAGAAAAAATCGGCAACACCTTCGCCAAATAAAATCTATAAAAAGGCCCAAGAATGCCCGGCACGTAGGAGAACTCACAAACCACCAACTTGCCACCCGGTTTTAGAACTCGATAAAACTCACCGAGAGCAACCTTGTGGTTCTCCACATTTCGAAGCCCGAAAGATATCGTCACCGCATCAAACTCTTTATCCGCAAAGGGCAATTTCATGGCATCCGCAAAAACGAATTCAAGTTCTGGGAACCGCTTTTTACCCTCGGCTTGCATGCCCTTTGAGAAATCAGCCGCCACGACTCGGACACCCGGCTTGAGAAAAGCCATCGAAGAGGTCCCGGTTCCAGCGGCGATGTCCAAAACAGCTTGGCCGCTTTGAGCATTCACAGCATCCGCTACGGCCTTGCGCCAGAGACGGGCTTGCCCAAAAGAAAGTAGGTCGTTTGTTTTGTCGTAACTCACCGCTACATCGTCAAACATCGCAGCTACTTCTGCGGGTTTTTTGTTTAGGTCTGCCTTGCTCACTAGGCAAGTCTAATCGGGGAGCCCCCGTTGTTTTTCCTTGTTTACCAAGGTGTAGACCACCAATCCAATCGAGCCAAATCCCAGCGTTAGGACCAGCGGGGTGATTGCATTGGCAAACTCGTCTGCAGGGGTGCGGTGAGTGATAACGATGTCTTCCATCAAGATCGGATCGGAAACTGTGGAATTGCCCTGTTGTTCATAGACGGTTGGGGGAATCACCTGCTCGTTGTGTTCTGACCCCTCGGCCAAGGGTGCGGATATCGCAAAGCCGAGTAACAGCGTTGCAATAATCCGCGTGATCAATTTGAGCTCCTGATTTAGAATTATTTCAGGATAGGTTGAAATGCCCAAGGATGCGACATGGTTAGTAATGTCTCAGCAAATCCAGAGCAAAAAGGACAAGAAATGCGATTGAAGGTGAAAACCACCGCGCTTAAGCACGCCCCAGTGCTTGAACTCGCCGGCAAATCGGTGTTTCTAAGAAGCGGCTCGCAGCTAATTGGCGAGGGTGTGGCCCACGTAATCTCTGCGACTGGGGAACACAGAATCCAAGAGCTTTCCAGTGCCTGGAAGGCCCTTTGCGAAGCCGCTCAAATAGATGATGAGGTGAAACTTGCCGGCAGCGGGTTAGTGGCCTTCACCTCGATCACTTTTTCGCCACTCAGCCAACGCCCAAGTGTTCTCATTATCCCTAGACGCCTAACCGTAATTAGAGAGGGAATCGCCTTTCAAACCCTTGTTGAGACTGACTCACCCGAACTTTCAACCGCGCTCTTTGCCCCCGAGGGCAAATTAGTAGAAGGAAGCCAGTCAAGCAGCGGTTTTCTGAAATCGGTCGAACTTGCAGTTGAGCAAATTTCGGACAGCGATTTAGCCAAGGTGGTGTTGAGCCGGGATTTAGTAATGCCCATCTCTGGCTCCCCCGATTTATCAAAAGCCCTCAATAGACTTTCAGCCCGATATCCACACTGCTGGACCTATGCAGTCGGTGAGGTGTTTGGGGCCTCCCCCGAATTATTACTCAGAGCCGAATCGGGTGAGGTTTCAGCTCGAGTGCTGGCTGGCACCGCAGCTCGCGGCACCGACCCTGATGTTGATCGCGCGATAGCCGAAGGCCTAGCTCACTCGATTAAAAACAAGCAGGAGCACGCCTTCGCAGTTGATTCACTGCTCGAAAAACTGGATCCATTTTGCGAGCAAATCACCAGGG is a genomic window of Candidatus Aquiluna sp. UB-MaderosW2red containing:
- a CDS encoding LacI family DNA-binding transcriptional regulator, whose amino-acid sequence is MVGIIEVAQRAGVSTATVSRALNGKAHVSARAREKVLKAAQELGYVASSSAYSLATGRSKNIGVVMPFIDRWYFSNLLENAVNALVARGYDVTLYNLSGGETHRRRIFEDLVLRKRVDGVLTVAVKLSPQELSRLSEINKPIIGIGGPIPGARSLAIDDEGAGRLATQHLISLGHTEIGMISGTPATEMDFHQPYLRKTGYHEALLDANLDFHPQWMAEADFTVPGGYHAAKQMLGDPRNAPTAIFCASDEMGFGAIQAARDLGYRVPQDISVIGMDGHPLGEFYGLSTIEQRPSAQGVKGANMIVDIIESEDPKQLLNFEQVNQWPIELLVRSSTAKRSS
- a CDS encoding YajQ family cyclic di-GMP-binding protein produces the protein MADSTFDIVSKVDKQEADNALNQTSKEVEQRYDFKGTGAEISNSGEKIMIKANSPERAKAVLDVFETKLIKRGISLKSLDVGEPYASGKEYRMEMSLKSGIDQEQAKKISKIIRDEGPKGVKPIIQGDELRVSSKSRDDLQDTMALLKSSKLDIDVQFTNFR
- the manA gene encoding mannose-6-phosphate isomerase, class I; this translates as MRIKNEPMAYAWGASELLSDLLGIETPDHPIAEVWFGTHKSSLTMVSDSANGSLLDRVGELPYLVKFLAAAQPLSIQAHPARDRARMQFANNHKSYSDANHKPELLIAITEFRALCGFRPLPEIEADLRLLAAASTPLAGLWGAFEAAGIEAAMRWIYDAPASAVLQLVANCTVLGRKRARLIEDLFHQHPSDAGILVSVLMNLVALRPGEAIFLPAGNIHAYLEGMGVEVMAASDNVLRGGLTQKPVDVRELMQILDFQSLIEPRVSQQKLAQGLHRFGVEIPDFNVYRVEPSSSNLLVDIQLNGSAIVVCVSGELNISTSQDESLTLRKGQAGYLGDARLFSVVGSGTGYLAMG
- a CDS encoding FAD-dependent oxidoreductase; this encodes MSKLRLAVIGSGPAGIYASDLILKSEKDFEVSIDLFDSLPAPYGLVRYGVAPDHPRIKGIIKALYEVLDRGDIQFFGNVTYGVDISLDELKDHYHAVIFATGAIKDAALNVPGVDLAGSYGAADFVNWYDAHPDFPLDWPLDASQIAVIGNGNVALDVARMLIKRPEDLLATDIPSHVYENLKKSPVTDVHVFGRRGPAQVKFSPLELREALHLEGVEAIVYEDDFQYDQGSMTAIESSNQVRVMVKTLEGLKENKQDPQKRRLHLHFFSSPTRVLDSQGRVSGLEIERTKLDGTGNVVPTGEFETFPIQALYRAVGYYGSPLAELPFDEKKGIIPNDGGRVLDDAGLQIPGIYCTGWIKRGPVGLIGHTKADAIETIGHVIDDKPMWLKPSRPGESQIIETLNKKAVRFVGWPGWLKIDSTERSLGENQGRERIKLFDRSEMLDISES
- a CDS encoding polyprenyl synthetase family protein, with the protein product MGNSLPKQLRLVSDRKLLKDLEARMVEVEARIIAATTSADALVTEMSSHLAKAGGKRMRPGLVLLTAQLGDPDAPEVVDAAVVMEVTHLATLYHDDVMDQASTRRGVDTAHLVWGNNVAILTGDLLFARASNIVASLGQEALTMQAQVFEQLVLGQLNETIGPREGQDPLAHYLDVLRDKTGSLIALSARLGALLSGADASYQQPLQAFGERIGVAFQLVDDIIDIQSTTEQSGKVSGTDLLAGVPTLPVFLLENHKDKESVELLQLIKSGLSAQNLPEVLEKLRAHVVMDEAQTETQRWADQAVAAISGLPAGSVKSALEAFAAAVVERQG
- a CDS encoding class I SAM-dependent methyltransferase, coding for MSKADLNKKPAEVAAMFDDVAVSYDKTNDLLSFGQARLWRKAVADAVNAQSGQAVLDIAAGTGTSSMAFLKPGVRVVAADFSKGMQAEGKKRFPELEFVFADAMKLPFADKEFDAVTISFGLRNVENHKVALGEFYRVLKPGGKLVVCEFSYVPGILGPFYRFYLAKVLPIFSRVFSKTPEAYNYLADSIAAWPKQAVLKKDIEAVGFKEVTYKNLTLGIVCMHQGLKS
- a CDS encoding isochorismate synthase MenF — translated: MVSNVSANPEQKGQEMRLKVKTTALKHAPVLELAGKSVFLRSGSQLIGEGVAHVISATGEHRIQELSSAWKALCEAAQIDDEVKLAGSGLVAFTSITFSPLSQRPSVLIIPRRLTVIREGIAFQTLVETDSPELSTALFAPEGKLVEGSQSSSGFLKSVELAVEQISDSDLAKVVLSRDLVMPISGSPDLSKALNRLSARYPHCWTYAVGEVFGASPELLLRAESGEVSARVLAGTAARGTDPDVDRAIAEGLAHSIKNKQEHAFAVDSLLEKLDPFCEQITRDNEPFSLALPDLWHLATDVTGKLREKTSLLDIVAQLHPTAAVAGTPRKLAQDLIAELEPFDRGGYAGPVGWLASDGSGELAIALRGGIIEENQIRAIAGCGIVAGSDPQAELEETELKFRAVRYAFDS